In one window of Canis aureus isolate CA01 chromosome 25, VMU_Caureus_v.1.0, whole genome shotgun sequence DNA:
- the COL2A1 gene encoding collagen alpha-1(II) chain isoform X1: MIRLGAPQTLVLLTLLVAAVLRCHGQDVQKAGSCVQDGQRYNDKDVWKPEPCRICVCDTGTVLCDDIICEDMKDCLSPETPFGECCPICSTDLATASGQPGPKGQKGEPGDIKDIVGPKGPPGPQGPAGEQGPRGDRGDKGEKGAPGPRGRDGEPGTPGNPGPPGPPGPPGPPGLGGNFAAQMAGGFDEKAGGAQMGVMQGPMGPMGPRGPPGPAGAPGPQGFQGNPGEPGEPGVSGPMGPRGPPGPPGKPGDDGEAGKPGKSGERGPPGPQGARGFPGTPGLPGVKGHRGYPGLDGAKGEAGAPGVKGESGSPGENGSPGPMGPRGLPGERGRTGPAGAAGARGNDGQPGPAGPPGPVGPAGGPGFPGAPGAKGEAGPTGARGPEGAQGPRGEPGTPGSPGPAGASGNPGTDGIPGAKGSAGAPGIAGAPGFPGPRGPPGPQGATGPLGPKGQTGEPGIAGFKGEQGPKGEPGPAGPQGAPGPAGEEGKRGARGEPGGAGPVGPPGERGAPGNRGFPGQDGLAGPKGAPGERGPSGLAGPKGANGDPGRPGEPGLPGARGLTGRPGDAGPQGKVGPSGAPGEDGRPGPPGPQGARGQPGVMGFPGPKGANGEPGKAGEKGLPGAPGLRGLPGKDGETGAAGPPGPAGPAGERGEQGAPGPSGFQGLPGPPGPPGEGGKPGDQGVPGEAGAPGLVGPRGERGFPGERGSPGAQGLQGPRGLPGTPGTDGPKGASGPAGPPGAQGPPGLQGMPGERGAAGIAGPKGDRGDVGEKGPEGAPGKDGGRGLTGPIGPPGPAGANGEKGEVGPPGPAGTAGARGAPGERGETGPPGPAGFAGPPGADGQPGAKGEQGEAGQKGDAGAPGPQGPSGAPGPQGPTGVTGPKGARGAQGPPGATGFPGAAGRVGPPGSNGNPGPPGPPGPSGKDGPKGARGDSGPPGRAGDPGLQGPAGPPGEKGEPGDDGPSGPDGPPGPQGLAGQRGIVGLPGQRGERGFPGLPGPSGEPGKQGAPGASGDRGPPGPVGPPGLTGPSGEPGREGSPGADGPPGRDGAAGVKGDRGETGPVGAPGAPGSPGSPGPAGPTGKQGDRGEAGAQGPMGPAGPAGARGIPGPQGPRGDKGEAGEAGERGLKGHRGFTGLQGLPGPPGPSGDQGASGPAGPSGPRGPPGPVGPSGKDGANGIPGPIGPPGPRGRSGETGPAGPPGNPGPPGPPGPPGPGIDMSAFAGLGQREKGPDPLQYMRADQAAGDLRQHDAEVDATLKSLNNQIESIRSPEGSRKNPARTCRDLKLCHPEWKSGDYWIDPNQGCTLDAMKVFCNMETGETCVYPNPASVPKKNWWSSKSKDKKHIWFGETINGGFHFSYGDDNLAPNTANVQMTFLRLLSTEGSQNITYHCKNSIAYLDEAAGNLKKALLIQGSNDVEIRAEGNSRFTYTVLKDGCTKHTGKWGKTMIEYRSQKTSRLPIIDIAPMDIGGPEQEFGVDIGPVCFL, from the exons AGAAGGCTGGCAGCTGTGTGCAGGACGGGCAGAGGTATAATGATAAGGATGTGTGGAAGCCCGAGCCCTGCCGAATCTGTGTCTGTGACACTGGGACTGTCCTCTGCGACGACATAATCTGTGAAGACATGAAAGACTGCCTCAGCCCCGAGACCCCCTTCGGAGAGTGCTGTCCCATCTGCTCAACTGACCTCGCCACTGCCAGTG GGCAACCAGGACCAAAG GGACAGAAAGGAGAACCCGGAGACATCAAGGAT ATCGTAGGACCCAAAGGacctcctgggcctcag GGACCTGCAGGTGAACAAGGACCCAGAGGTGATCGTGGTGACAAAGGTGAAAAA GGCGCCCCTGGACCTCGTGGCAGAGATGGAGAGCCTGGGACCCCTGGAAACCCTGGCCCCCCTGGTCCTCCTGGCCCCCCTGGCCCCCCTGGCCTTGGTGGA AACTTTGCTGCCCAGATGGCTGGAGGATTTGATGAGAAGGCTGGTGGCGCCCAGATGGGGGTGATGCAAGGGCCAATG GGCCCCATGGGACCTCGAGGACCTCCAGGCCCTGCTGGTGCTCCC GGACCTCAAGGATTTCAAGGCAACCCTGGGGAACCTGGGGAACCCGGCGTCTCT GGTCCCATGGGTCCCCGTGGTCCTCCTGGCCCCCCTGGAAAACCTGGTGATGAT GGCGAAGCTGGAAAGCCTGGGAAATCTGGTGAAAGAGGCCCTCCTGGCCCTCAG GGTGCTCGTGGCTTCCCGGGAACCCCAGGCCTTCCTGGCGTCAAGGGTCACAGA GGCTACCCAGGTCTAGATGGTGCTAAGGGAGAAGCCGGTGCTCCAGGTGTGAAG GGAGAGAGCGGTTCACCGGGTGAGAATGGTTCTCCAGGCCCAATG GGTCCCCGCGGCCTGCCCGGAGAGAGAGGACGGACCGGTCCTGCTGGTGCTGCG gGCGCCCGGGGGAACGATGGCCAACCAGGCCCCGCGGGCCCTCCG ggtcCTGTAGGTCCTGCCGGCGGTCCTGGCTTCCCTGGTGCTCCCGGCGCCAAG GGGGAAGCTGGCCCCACTGGCGCCCGAGGTCCCGAAGGCGCTCAAGGTCCTCGCGGCGAGCCTGGCACTCCTGGGTCCCCCGGGCCGGCTGGTGCCTCT GGTAACCCCGGAACTGACGGAATTCCTGGAGCTAAAGGATCTGCT GGCGCTCCTGGCATCGCTGGCGCCCCCGGCTTCCCGGGGCCCCGTGGTCCACCTGGCCCTCAAGGTGCGACTGGTCCTCTGGGCCCGAAAGGTCAGACG gGCGAACCTGGAATTGCTGGCTTCAAAGGCGAACAAGGCCCCAAGGGCGAGCCC GGCCCTGCTGGCCCCCAAGGAGCCCCCGGTCCTGCTGGTGAAGAAGGCAAACGAGGTGCCCGTGGAGAGCCTGGTGGCGCTGGGCCCGTTGGTCCCCCCGGAGAAAGG GGGGCTCCTGGCAACCGCGGTTTCCCAGGTCAGGATGGTCTGGCAGGTCCAAAG GGAGCCCCCGGAGAGCGTGGGCCCAGCGGCCTTGCTGGTCCCAAGGGAGCTAATGGGGACCCTGGCCGTCCCGGAGAGCCTGGCCTTCCTGGAGCCCGG GGTCTCACTGGTCGCCCTGGCGATGCTGGTCCTCAAGGCAAAGTCGGTCCTTCT GGAGCCCCTGGTGAAGATGGTCGCCCCGGACCTCCAGGTCCTCAGGGCGCTCGTGGGCAGCCTGGTGTCATGGGTTTCCCTGGTCCCAAAGGTGCCAAC GGCGAGCCTGGCAAGGCTGGTGAGAAGGGACTTCCCGGTGCTCCTGGTCTGAGA GGTCTTCCAGGCAAAGATGGTGAGACTGGTGCTGCAGGACCCCCCGGACCTGCT GGACCTGCCGGTGAACGAGGCGAGCAGGGTGCTCCTGGGCCATCTGGGTTCCAG GGACTTCCTGGCCCTCCGGGTCCCCCAGGCGAAGGTGGAAAACCAGGTGACCAG GGTGTCCCTGGTGAAGCGGGAGCCCCCGGCCTCGTGGGTCCCAGG GGTGAACGAGGCTTCCCAGGCGAACGTGGCTCTCCCGGAGCCCAGGGCCTCCAGGGGCCCCGTGGCCTCCCCGGCACTCCTGGCACAGACGGTCCCAAA ggCGCATCTGGCCCGGCTGGCCCCCCTGGGGCTCAGggccctccaggtctgcagggGATGCCCGGTGAGAGGGGCGCGGCTGGCATCGCCGGGCCCAAAGGAGACAGG GGAGACGTTGGTGAGAAAGGCCCCGAGGGAGCCCCTGGAAAGGACGGAGGACGA GGCCTGACTGGTCCCATTGGCCCCCCTGGCCCCGCTGGCGCCAATGGTGAGAAG GGAGAAGTTGGACCTCCTGGTCCTGCAGGAACCGCTGGTGCTCGTGGCGCCCCG GGTGAACGTGGAGAGACTGGACCCCCTGGGCCCGCTGGATTCGCAGGTCCTCCC GGTGCTGATGGCCAGCCAGGTGCCAAAGGCGAGCAAGGAGAGGCCGGCCAGAAAGGCGATGCTGGTGCCCCAGGTCCTCAGGGCCCCTCTGGAGCTCCTGGGCCTCAG GGTCCTACTGGTGTGACTGGTCCTAAAGGAGCCCGAGGTGCTCAAGGCCCCCCG GGAGCCACCGGATTCCCTGGAGCTGCTGGCCGCGTCGGACCCCCAGGCTCCAAT GGAAACCCTGGACCCCCTGGTCCCCCTGGTCCTTCTGGAAAAGATGGTCCCAAAGGCGCTCGAGGAGACAGCGGCCCCCCTGGCCGCGCTGGTGACCCTGGTCTCCAAGGTCCTGCTGGACCCCCTGGCGAGAAGGGAGAGCCTGGAGATGATGGTCCCTCT GGTCCCGATGGTCCTCCAGGTCCCCAGGGTCTGGCCGGTCAGAGGGGCATCGTTGGTCTACCTGGGCAGCGTGGTGAGAGAGGATTCCCTGGCTTGCCCGGCCCATCG GGTGAGCCCGGCAAGCAGGGAGCTCCTGGTGCATCTGGAGACCGAGGCCCCCCAGGCCCCGTGGGTCCTCCTGGTCTGACTGGTCCTTCTGGTGAACCTGGACGAGAG ggcagccccggtgctGATGGTCCTCCTGGCAGAGATGGCGCAGCTGGAGTCAAG GGTGATCGTGGTGAGACTGGTCCCGTGGGTGCTCCCGGAGCCCCTGGGTCCCCTGGCTCTCCTGGCCCCGCCGGCCCAACTGGAAAGCAGGGAGACCGAGGAGAAGCT GGTGCACAAGGTCCCATGGGTCCTGCAGGACCGGCTGGAGCCCGGGGAATCCCA GGCCCTCAAGGTCCCCGAGGTGACAAAGGAGAAGCTGGAGAGGCTGGCGAGAGGGGACTGAAGGGACACCGTGGCTTCACTGGTCTGCAGGGACTGCCCGGCCCTCCT GGTCCTTCTGGAGATCAAGGTGCTTCTGGCCCTGCTGGTCCTTCTGGCCCTAGA GGTCCTCCTGGTCCCGTCGGTCCCTCTGGCAAAGATGGTGCTAACGGAATCCCTGGCCCCATCGGACCTCCTGGTCCCCGTGGACGTTCAGGCGAAACTGGCCCTGCT GGTCCTCCCGGAAACCCCGGACCCCCTGGCCCTCCAGGTCCCCCTGGCCCTGGCATCGACATGTCTGCCTTTGCTGGCCTgggccagagagagaagggccCCGACCCCCTGCAGTACATGCGGGCTGACCAGGCGGCCGGCGACCTGAGACAGCATGATGCCGAGGTGGACGCCACACTCAAGTCCCTCAACAACCAGATTGAGAGCATCCGCAGCCCCGAGGGCTCCCGCAAGAACCCCGCTCGTACCTGCCGGGACCTGAAACTCTGCCACCCTGAATGGAAGAGCG GAGACTACTGGATTGACCCCAACCAGGGCTGCACCTTGGATGCCATGAAGGTTTTCTGCAACATGGAGACTGGCGAGACGTGCGTCTACCCCAACCCAGCGAGCGTTCCCAAGAAGAACTGGTGGAGCAGCAAGAGCAAGGACAAGAAACATATCTGGTTTGGAGAAACCATCAATGGTGGCTTCCAC TTCAGCTACGGTGATGACAACCTGGCTCCCAACACTGCCAACGTCCAGATGACCTTCCTCCGCCTGCTGTCCACCGAGGGCTCTCAGAATATCACCTACCACTGCAAGAACAGCATTGCCTACCTGGACGAAGCAGCCGGCAACCTCAAGAAGGCCCTGCTCATCCAGGGCTCCAATGATGTGGAGATCCGGGCTGAGGGCAACAGCAGGTTCACATATACTGTTCTGAAGGATGGCTGCACG AAACACACCGGTAAGTGGGGCAAGACTATGATCGAGTACCGGTCACAGAAGACCTCGCGCCTCCCCATCATTGACATTGCGCCCATGGACATAGGAGGGCCCGAGCAGGAATTTGGTGTGGACATCGGGCCTGTCTGCTTCTTGTAA
- the COL2A1 gene encoding collagen alpha-1(II) chain isoform X2, protein MIRLGAPQTLVLLTLLVAAVLRCHGQDVRQPGPKGQKGEPGDIKDIVGPKGPPGPQGPAGEQGPRGDRGDKGEKGAPGPRGRDGEPGTPGNPGPPGPPGPPGPPGLGGNFAAQMAGGFDEKAGGAQMGVMQGPMGPMGPRGPPGPAGAPGPQGFQGNPGEPGEPGVSGPMGPRGPPGPPGKPGDDGEAGKPGKSGERGPPGPQGARGFPGTPGLPGVKGHRGYPGLDGAKGEAGAPGVKGESGSPGENGSPGPMGPRGLPGERGRTGPAGAAGARGNDGQPGPAGPPGPVGPAGGPGFPGAPGAKGEAGPTGARGPEGAQGPRGEPGTPGSPGPAGASGNPGTDGIPGAKGSAGAPGIAGAPGFPGPRGPPGPQGATGPLGPKGQTGEPGIAGFKGEQGPKGEPGPAGPQGAPGPAGEEGKRGARGEPGGAGPVGPPGERGAPGNRGFPGQDGLAGPKGAPGERGPSGLAGPKGANGDPGRPGEPGLPGARGLTGRPGDAGPQGKVGPSGAPGEDGRPGPPGPQGARGQPGVMGFPGPKGANGEPGKAGEKGLPGAPGLRGLPGKDGETGAAGPPGPAGPAGERGEQGAPGPSGFQGLPGPPGPPGEGGKPGDQGVPGEAGAPGLVGPRGERGFPGERGSPGAQGLQGPRGLPGTPGTDGPKGASGPAGPPGAQGPPGLQGMPGERGAAGIAGPKGDRGDVGEKGPEGAPGKDGGRGLTGPIGPPGPAGANGEKGEVGPPGPAGTAGARGAPGERGETGPPGPAGFAGPPGADGQPGAKGEQGEAGQKGDAGAPGPQGPSGAPGPQGPTGVTGPKGARGAQGPPGATGFPGAAGRVGPPGSNGNPGPPGPPGPSGKDGPKGARGDSGPPGRAGDPGLQGPAGPPGEKGEPGDDGPSGPDGPPGPQGLAGQRGIVGLPGQRGERGFPGLPGPSGEPGKQGAPGASGDRGPPGPVGPPGLTGPSGEPGREGSPGADGPPGRDGAAGVKGDRGETGPVGAPGAPGSPGSPGPAGPTGKQGDRGEAGAQGPMGPAGPAGARGIPGPQGPRGDKGEAGEAGERGLKGHRGFTGLQGLPGPPGPSGDQGASGPAGPSGPRGPPGPVGPSGKDGANGIPGPIGPPGPRGRSGETGPAGPPGNPGPPGPPGPPGPGIDMSAFAGLGQREKGPDPLQYMRADQAAGDLRQHDAEVDATLKSLNNQIESIRSPEGSRKNPARTCRDLKLCHPEWKSGDYWIDPNQGCTLDAMKVFCNMETGETCVYPNPASVPKKNWWSSKSKDKKHIWFGETINGGFHFSYGDDNLAPNTANVQMTFLRLLSTEGSQNITYHCKNSIAYLDEAAGNLKKALLIQGSNDVEIRAEGNSRFTYTVLKDGCTKHTGKWGKTMIEYRSQKTSRLPIIDIAPMDIGGPEQEFGVDIGPVCFL, encoded by the exons GGCAACCAGGACCAAAG GGACAGAAAGGAGAACCCGGAGACATCAAGGAT ATCGTAGGACCCAAAGGacctcctgggcctcag GGACCTGCAGGTGAACAAGGACCCAGAGGTGATCGTGGTGACAAAGGTGAAAAA GGCGCCCCTGGACCTCGTGGCAGAGATGGAGAGCCTGGGACCCCTGGAAACCCTGGCCCCCCTGGTCCTCCTGGCCCCCCTGGCCCCCCTGGCCTTGGTGGA AACTTTGCTGCCCAGATGGCTGGAGGATTTGATGAGAAGGCTGGTGGCGCCCAGATGGGGGTGATGCAAGGGCCAATG GGCCCCATGGGACCTCGAGGACCTCCAGGCCCTGCTGGTGCTCCC GGACCTCAAGGATTTCAAGGCAACCCTGGGGAACCTGGGGAACCCGGCGTCTCT GGTCCCATGGGTCCCCGTGGTCCTCCTGGCCCCCCTGGAAAACCTGGTGATGAT GGCGAAGCTGGAAAGCCTGGGAAATCTGGTGAAAGAGGCCCTCCTGGCCCTCAG GGTGCTCGTGGCTTCCCGGGAACCCCAGGCCTTCCTGGCGTCAAGGGTCACAGA GGCTACCCAGGTCTAGATGGTGCTAAGGGAGAAGCCGGTGCTCCAGGTGTGAAG GGAGAGAGCGGTTCACCGGGTGAGAATGGTTCTCCAGGCCCAATG GGTCCCCGCGGCCTGCCCGGAGAGAGAGGACGGACCGGTCCTGCTGGTGCTGCG gGCGCCCGGGGGAACGATGGCCAACCAGGCCCCGCGGGCCCTCCG ggtcCTGTAGGTCCTGCCGGCGGTCCTGGCTTCCCTGGTGCTCCCGGCGCCAAG GGGGAAGCTGGCCCCACTGGCGCCCGAGGTCCCGAAGGCGCTCAAGGTCCTCGCGGCGAGCCTGGCACTCCTGGGTCCCCCGGGCCGGCTGGTGCCTCT GGTAACCCCGGAACTGACGGAATTCCTGGAGCTAAAGGATCTGCT GGCGCTCCTGGCATCGCTGGCGCCCCCGGCTTCCCGGGGCCCCGTGGTCCACCTGGCCCTCAAGGTGCGACTGGTCCTCTGGGCCCGAAAGGTCAGACG gGCGAACCTGGAATTGCTGGCTTCAAAGGCGAACAAGGCCCCAAGGGCGAGCCC GGCCCTGCTGGCCCCCAAGGAGCCCCCGGTCCTGCTGGTGAAGAAGGCAAACGAGGTGCCCGTGGAGAGCCTGGTGGCGCTGGGCCCGTTGGTCCCCCCGGAGAAAGG GGGGCTCCTGGCAACCGCGGTTTCCCAGGTCAGGATGGTCTGGCAGGTCCAAAG GGAGCCCCCGGAGAGCGTGGGCCCAGCGGCCTTGCTGGTCCCAAGGGAGCTAATGGGGACCCTGGCCGTCCCGGAGAGCCTGGCCTTCCTGGAGCCCGG GGTCTCACTGGTCGCCCTGGCGATGCTGGTCCTCAAGGCAAAGTCGGTCCTTCT GGAGCCCCTGGTGAAGATGGTCGCCCCGGACCTCCAGGTCCTCAGGGCGCTCGTGGGCAGCCTGGTGTCATGGGTTTCCCTGGTCCCAAAGGTGCCAAC GGCGAGCCTGGCAAGGCTGGTGAGAAGGGACTTCCCGGTGCTCCTGGTCTGAGA GGTCTTCCAGGCAAAGATGGTGAGACTGGTGCTGCAGGACCCCCCGGACCTGCT GGACCTGCCGGTGAACGAGGCGAGCAGGGTGCTCCTGGGCCATCTGGGTTCCAG GGACTTCCTGGCCCTCCGGGTCCCCCAGGCGAAGGTGGAAAACCAGGTGACCAG GGTGTCCCTGGTGAAGCGGGAGCCCCCGGCCTCGTGGGTCCCAGG GGTGAACGAGGCTTCCCAGGCGAACGTGGCTCTCCCGGAGCCCAGGGCCTCCAGGGGCCCCGTGGCCTCCCCGGCACTCCTGGCACAGACGGTCCCAAA ggCGCATCTGGCCCGGCTGGCCCCCCTGGGGCTCAGggccctccaggtctgcagggGATGCCCGGTGAGAGGGGCGCGGCTGGCATCGCCGGGCCCAAAGGAGACAGG GGAGACGTTGGTGAGAAAGGCCCCGAGGGAGCCCCTGGAAAGGACGGAGGACGA GGCCTGACTGGTCCCATTGGCCCCCCTGGCCCCGCTGGCGCCAATGGTGAGAAG GGAGAAGTTGGACCTCCTGGTCCTGCAGGAACCGCTGGTGCTCGTGGCGCCCCG GGTGAACGTGGAGAGACTGGACCCCCTGGGCCCGCTGGATTCGCAGGTCCTCCC GGTGCTGATGGCCAGCCAGGTGCCAAAGGCGAGCAAGGAGAGGCCGGCCAGAAAGGCGATGCTGGTGCCCCAGGTCCTCAGGGCCCCTCTGGAGCTCCTGGGCCTCAG GGTCCTACTGGTGTGACTGGTCCTAAAGGAGCCCGAGGTGCTCAAGGCCCCCCG GGAGCCACCGGATTCCCTGGAGCTGCTGGCCGCGTCGGACCCCCAGGCTCCAAT GGAAACCCTGGACCCCCTGGTCCCCCTGGTCCTTCTGGAAAAGATGGTCCCAAAGGCGCTCGAGGAGACAGCGGCCCCCCTGGCCGCGCTGGTGACCCTGGTCTCCAAGGTCCTGCTGGACCCCCTGGCGAGAAGGGAGAGCCTGGAGATGATGGTCCCTCT GGTCCCGATGGTCCTCCAGGTCCCCAGGGTCTGGCCGGTCAGAGGGGCATCGTTGGTCTACCTGGGCAGCGTGGTGAGAGAGGATTCCCTGGCTTGCCCGGCCCATCG GGTGAGCCCGGCAAGCAGGGAGCTCCTGGTGCATCTGGAGACCGAGGCCCCCCAGGCCCCGTGGGTCCTCCTGGTCTGACTGGTCCTTCTGGTGAACCTGGACGAGAG ggcagccccggtgctGATGGTCCTCCTGGCAGAGATGGCGCAGCTGGAGTCAAG GGTGATCGTGGTGAGACTGGTCCCGTGGGTGCTCCCGGAGCCCCTGGGTCCCCTGGCTCTCCTGGCCCCGCCGGCCCAACTGGAAAGCAGGGAGACCGAGGAGAAGCT GGTGCACAAGGTCCCATGGGTCCTGCAGGACCGGCTGGAGCCCGGGGAATCCCA GGCCCTCAAGGTCCCCGAGGTGACAAAGGAGAAGCTGGAGAGGCTGGCGAGAGGGGACTGAAGGGACACCGTGGCTTCACTGGTCTGCAGGGACTGCCCGGCCCTCCT GGTCCTTCTGGAGATCAAGGTGCTTCTGGCCCTGCTGGTCCTTCTGGCCCTAGA GGTCCTCCTGGTCCCGTCGGTCCCTCTGGCAAAGATGGTGCTAACGGAATCCCTGGCCCCATCGGACCTCCTGGTCCCCGTGGACGTTCAGGCGAAACTGGCCCTGCT GGTCCTCCCGGAAACCCCGGACCCCCTGGCCCTCCAGGTCCCCCTGGCCCTGGCATCGACATGTCTGCCTTTGCTGGCCTgggccagagagagaagggccCCGACCCCCTGCAGTACATGCGGGCTGACCAGGCGGCCGGCGACCTGAGACAGCATGATGCCGAGGTGGACGCCACACTCAAGTCCCTCAACAACCAGATTGAGAGCATCCGCAGCCCCGAGGGCTCCCGCAAGAACCCCGCTCGTACCTGCCGGGACCTGAAACTCTGCCACCCTGAATGGAAGAGCG GAGACTACTGGATTGACCCCAACCAGGGCTGCACCTTGGATGCCATGAAGGTTTTCTGCAACATGGAGACTGGCGAGACGTGCGTCTACCCCAACCCAGCGAGCGTTCCCAAGAAGAACTGGTGGAGCAGCAAGAGCAAGGACAAGAAACATATCTGGTTTGGAGAAACCATCAATGGTGGCTTCCAC TTCAGCTACGGTGATGACAACCTGGCTCCCAACACTGCCAACGTCCAGATGACCTTCCTCCGCCTGCTGTCCACCGAGGGCTCTCAGAATATCACCTACCACTGCAAGAACAGCATTGCCTACCTGGACGAAGCAGCCGGCAACCTCAAGAAGGCCCTGCTCATCCAGGGCTCCAATGATGTGGAGATCCGGGCTGAGGGCAACAGCAGGTTCACATATACTGTTCTGAAGGATGGCTGCACG AAACACACCGGTAAGTGGGGCAAGACTATGATCGAGTACCGGTCACAGAAGACCTCGCGCCTCCCCATCATTGACATTGCGCCCATGGACATAGGAGGGCCCGAGCAGGAATTTGGTGTGGACATCGGGCCTGTCTGCTTCTTGTAA